One Thermoplasmata archaeon DNA segment encodes these proteins:
- a CDS encoding cation:proton antiporter, with translation MDATIPSLLGVLFLTFLLAKGLGLIAQRLGAPSMVGEIIAGIVIANVAVGSFSLLGFLSLSPSGNGNLEVVQALAELGLVFLVFYVGMKMRPADLLELGRPAAKIAIFGAIVPFLIGLGLFLAFEGVSNYLAGLFVGIALVATSVGIVAHMLESHRLLEGQQGRLILTAAVIEDIIAFVALAILLGFARGQSSVDLSYQVGLVVVMAVGLVALTIYVTGPIVRRYLSKAPSEPSGEKPISNGPFVLALLLCLGAAALAESFALAAIVGAFLAGIAMGDVAPRYGLARSFGALNEFLVPFFFLFIGLQISGSDLLAVWPLALIVTGIAIGVKIGAGALDSREHGWQGGLEIGTAMVARGEVGVIIAVSAYQVGALDSDYYTAIVVMAILTAIIGPWMFDRVLRRRRSSVRNSGRVPAGGSEDPAPAGSEPVPQA, from the coding sequence GTGGACGCGACCATCCCTTCCCTGCTCGGCGTGCTGTTTCTGACGTTCCTTCTCGCGAAGGGGCTCGGGCTCATCGCGCAGCGACTGGGCGCACCGTCGATGGTCGGGGAGATCATCGCGGGGATCGTCATCGCGAACGTCGCCGTCGGGTCGTTCAGCCTGCTCGGCTTCCTGAGCCTCTCCCCGAGTGGGAACGGGAACCTCGAGGTGGTCCAAGCGCTCGCGGAGCTCGGTCTCGTGTTCCTCGTCTTCTATGTGGGGATGAAGATGCGGCCGGCCGACCTCCTCGAGCTCGGCCGGCCGGCGGCGAAGATCGCCATCTTCGGAGCGATCGTTCCGTTCTTGATCGGCCTCGGGCTGTTCCTCGCCTTCGAGGGAGTGAGCAACTACCTCGCCGGGCTCTTCGTGGGGATCGCGCTCGTCGCCACCTCGGTCGGGATCGTCGCCCACATGCTCGAGAGCCATCGCCTTCTGGAGGGCCAGCAGGGGCGGTTGATCCTCACCGCGGCCGTGATCGAGGACATCATCGCCTTCGTAGCGCTCGCCATCCTGCTCGGCTTCGCCCGAGGCCAGAGTTCGGTCGATCTGAGCTACCAGGTCGGTCTCGTCGTCGTGATGGCCGTGGGCCTGGTGGCACTGACGATCTACGTCACCGGGCCGATCGTGCGGCGCTACCTGTCCAAGGCCCCGTCCGAGCCCTCCGGGGAGAAGCCGATCTCGAACGGCCCGTTCGTCCTCGCGCTTCTGCTGTGCCTGGGAGCGGCGGCGCTCGCAGAGTCCTTCGCGCTCGCAGCGATCGTCGGAGCGTTCCTCGCGGGGATCGCGATGGGCGATGTGGCGCCGAGATACGGACTCGCCCGGTCGTTTGGCGCGCTCAACGAGTTCCTCGTCCCCTTCTTCTTCCTGTTCATCGGTCTGCAGATCTCCGGCTCCGATCTTCTCGCGGTGTGGCCGCTCGCGCTGATCGTTACCGGGATCGCGATCGGGGTCAAGATCGGCGCCGGCGCCCTCGACAGCCGAGAGCACGGGTGGCAGGGAGGGCTCGAGATCGGGACCGCGATGGTGGCCCGCGGGGAAGTGGGGGTCATCATCGCCGTATCGGCGTACCAGGTGGGCGCTCTCGACTCCGATTACTACACCGCGATCGTCGTCATGGCGATCCTGACCGCGATCATCGGTCCGTGGATGTTCGACCGAGTATTGCGCCGCCGCCGAAGTTCAGTGCGGAACTCCGGCCGGGTCCCGGCCGGCGGGTCCGAGGATCCTGCCCCAGCGGGTTCCGAACCCGTCCCCCAAGCTTGA
- a CDS encoding GNAT family N-acetyltransferase translates to MAATIRELRWADLDDLIDIYLHLYEERGVTGSIGITLYHEPPTRPSEIAWFADLFRRNLEGAALTRVAEVDGHAVGSCTVSASGSGQNSEQSHVGILGILIHRAHRGHGVGRALMTDVLERCRGRYELVRLSVFSDNSRAIRLYEQLGFQRCGHSPRAIRRGNTYFDTDEMVLTL, encoded by the coding sequence ATGGCCGCGACGATCCGGGAGCTGCGGTGGGCCGACCTGGACGACCTCATCGACATCTATCTTCACCTGTACGAGGAACGAGGCGTCACCGGCTCCATCGGGATCACGCTGTACCACGAACCCCCGACGCGCCCCTCCGAGATCGCGTGGTTCGCGGATCTGTTTCGCCGCAACCTCGAAGGCGCGGCCTTGACCCGGGTCGCCGAGGTCGACGGTCACGCGGTCGGCTCGTGCACGGTGAGCGCTTCGGGGAGCGGCCAGAATTCCGAACAGAGCCACGTGGGGATCCTCGGGATCCTGATCCATCGGGCCCACCGCGGGCACGGTGTCGGTCGAGCGCTGATGACCGACGTGCTCGAGCGATGCCGGGGAAGGTACGAGCTCGTCCGGCTCTCCGTGTTCTCCGATAACTCGAGGGCGATCCGGCTGTACGAGCAACTCGGATTCCAGCGGTGCGGGCATTCCCCGCGGGCGATCCGCCGCGGGAACACCTACTTCGACACGGACGAAATGGTCCTCACGCTCTAG
- a CDS encoding iron-sulfur cluster biosynthesis family protein, protein MNSIKVDVTKEAQDQVRELMKNQEPGTAVRVYLELGGGGCGCGSGGGGCGGGGGGHGGARFGMAFDQQKSGDHIVKVDGFSLLVDDDSAEMLDGAQIDFVQSLDQTGFRINAPKLQSPEGHEEHPAPAGQGGSAEAGGGCGCGSGGCGCG, encoded by the coding sequence ATGAATAGTATCAAAGTGGACGTAACCAAGGAAGCGCAGGATCAGGTCCGGGAGCTCATGAAGAACCAGGAGCCCGGGACCGCGGTCCGCGTCTATCTCGAACTCGGCGGCGGGGGCTGCGGATGCGGCTCGGGCGGCGGCGGGTGCGGTGGGGGCGGCGGCGGTCACGGGGGCGCACGGTTCGGCATGGCATTCGACCAGCAGAAATCCGGCGACCACATCGTGAAGGTCGACGGGTTCTCGCTCTTGGTCGATGATGACAGCGCCGAGATGCTGGATGGAGCCCAGATCGACTTTGTCCAGTCGCTCGACCAGACCGGCTTCCGCATCAACGCACCGAAGCTCCAATCCCCCGAGGGCCACGAGGAGCACCCCGCGCCCGCGGGGCAGGGAGGCTCTGCGGAGGCCGGCGGTGGTTGTGGCTGCGGCTCGGGCGGCTGCGGCTGCGGTTAG
- a CDS encoding metal-dependent transcriptional regulator has protein sequence METLERLTRRQIDALRAVVLSESPDRGAPLKAVSATLRVRPPSALGHLTALERLGLVERHRGKTRLTSRGRACITDYQRHHRVAEQLFAGLGFSSQETCRAARQIDLALDHRTVERICRAEGHPALCPHGDPIPPCGSANSRP, from the coding sequence ATGGAGACACTCGAGCGCCTCACCCGTCGCCAGATCGATGCCCTTCGAGCCGTCGTCCTCAGCGAGAGTCCGGACCGCGGCGCCCCGCTGAAGGCTGTCTCGGCCACGCTGCGGGTACGGCCCCCGTCCGCCCTCGGTCATCTCACCGCGCTCGAACGGCTTGGGTTGGTGGAACGGCATCGTGGGAAGACCCGGCTCACGTCACGGGGTCGTGCGTGCATCACGGACTACCAGCGGCACCACCGAGTCGCGGAGCAACTTTTCGCGGGGTTGGGATTCTCATCTCAGGAGACGTGTCGGGCGGCCCGGCAGATCGACCTGGCATTGGACCACCGGACGGTCGAGCGCATCTGCCGGGCCGAAGGACACCCCGCCCTCTGCCCCCACGGCGATCCCATCCCACCGTGCGGGAGCGCTAACTCGCGCCCGTAG
- a CDS encoding carbamate kinase, producing the protein MTDPRPRRGPGRAPARSTRLLVALGGNAIQHAHDQGTWAEAVRQVRQTASVLARVARRGPELIVTHGNGPQVGNLMREAELGASEVPAPPMHVLGAETQGQIGYLIAQELSAAFQRARVPRWVIPIISRTEVSVRDPAFRSPTKPVGRFYSGREARELRRQHGWTMREDLGRGGWRRVVPSPQPLRWLEGDAVRAMFAADLGAHCVFVVSGGGGIPVVRRREHWEGVDAVIDKDRAAALVAHTLDVDTLAIVTDVPGAALDYQSDHPRWLGRVALDELIRYWKRGEFAEGSMGPKVEAGIRFLRGGGRTFLISDIRSLPQALAGRAGTRVEH; encoded by the coding sequence GTGACGGACCCTCGCCCACGGCGGGGACCCGGTCGCGCACCGGCCCGCTCGACCCGCCTGTTGGTCGCGCTCGGCGGCAACGCGATCCAACACGCGCACGATCAGGGGACGTGGGCCGAGGCGGTGCGCCAGGTGCGCCAGACCGCGAGCGTGCTCGCGCGCGTCGCACGGCGGGGCCCCGAACTCATCGTGACCCACGGCAACGGTCCTCAGGTGGGGAACCTGATGCGAGAGGCCGAGCTGGGGGCGAGCGAAGTGCCGGCCCCGCCGATGCATGTGCTCGGGGCCGAGACCCAAGGGCAGATCGGATACCTCATCGCGCAGGAGCTCAGCGCCGCGTTCCAACGCGCCCGCGTCCCCCGCTGGGTGATCCCGATCATCAGCCGGACGGAAGTATCGGTGCGCGATCCGGCCTTCCGTTCGCCTACGAAGCCCGTCGGGCGCTTCTACTCCGGCCGCGAAGCCCGGGAGCTCCGCCGCCAACACGGCTGGACGATGCGCGAGGATCTCGGACGCGGAGGCTGGCGGCGAGTGGTGCCCTCTCCCCAACCGTTACGCTGGCTCGAGGGAGACGCGGTGCGAGCGATGTTCGCCGCCGATCTCGGTGCCCACTGCGTCTTCGTCGTTTCCGGCGGAGGCGGGATCCCCGTCGTTCGCCGTCGGGAACACTGGGAGGGGGTCGATGCGGTCATCGACAAGGATCGGGCGGCTGCGCTGGTGGCCCACACCCTCGACGTGGACACCCTCGCGATCGTGACGGATGTTCCCGGCGCCGCCCTCGACTACCAGAGCGATCATCCCCGATGGCTCGGGCGTGTGGCGCTCGACGAGCTCATCCGATACTGGAAGCGGGGGGAGTTCGCCGAGGGGAGCATGGGCCCGAAGGTCGAGGCCGGCATACGGTTCCTGCGGGGCGGCGGCCGCACCTTCCTCATCTCCGACATCCGATCGCTTCCCCAGGCGCTCGCCGGCCGCGCGGGCACGCGCGTCGAGCATTGA
- a CDS encoding iron-sulfur cluster assembly accessory protein, giving the protein MVTIEVTPSAREQVLKIMEKQGKPDSALRLYVQGGGCSGLSYGMSFDKLETGDEVAYRERGLTVVVDHASAPLLEGLKVDFLMGLEESGFKIYNPNAKETCSCGKSFSA; this is encoded by the coding sequence ATGGTGACCATCGAAGTGACCCCTTCGGCCCGCGAGCAGGTGCTGAAGATCATGGAGAAGCAGGGAAAGCCCGACTCGGCCCTGCGGCTGTACGTCCAGGGCGGGGGATGCTCGGGGCTCTCCTACGGGATGAGCTTCGACAAGCTCGAAACTGGCGACGAGGTCGCCTACCGCGAACGCGGGCTCACGGTCGTCGTCGATCACGCGAGCGCTCCGCTCCTCGAGGGGCTCAAGGTCGACTTCCTGATGGGACTCGAAGAGTCCGGCTTCAAGATCTACAACCCCAACGCGAAAGAGACCTGCTCCTGCGGCAAGTCGTTCTCCGCGTGA
- a CDS encoding class II glutamine amidotransferase — MCRLFGQLTVADLPAHAWLLDSERSLFRQSNVSPETAQAEGWGIAWYEPDGRIHIEKGVEGAFALSERAHFERASRDASGTLIIGHLRHASNPLGLPREKLLALENSQPFHGSKDIFAHNGAIPLPTQTRPYLGRFAADVRGVNDSEVLFWLLAHHLEGSGNPLEAYARTVEDLVQVWEANGRPGTAPYSGLNVLYAPGPEELWAFCHWKGDVGCSLLASDRPYYEMTYREEPGQLVVGSEPFDGRAGWPSLANGHYLAARREGHRLRVRTGSIPLAASAFASISPA; from the coding sequence ATGTGCCGCCTCTTCGGCCAGTTGACCGTCGCGGACCTGCCCGCCCACGCCTGGCTGCTCGATTCGGAGCGCTCGCTCTTCCGGCAATCGAACGTGAGCCCGGAGACCGCGCAGGCCGAAGGATGGGGCATCGCATGGTATGAACCGGATGGGCGGATCCACATCGAGAAAGGGGTCGAGGGGGCGTTCGCATTGTCGGAGCGCGCACACTTCGAGCGAGCCTCGCGAGATGCCAGCGGTACGCTCATCATCGGACACTTGCGCCACGCGAGCAACCCGCTCGGCCTTCCGCGGGAGAAGCTGCTGGCGCTGGAGAACAGCCAGCCGTTCCACGGTTCGAAGGACATCTTCGCGCACAACGGCGCGATCCCCCTTCCCACCCAGACGCGCCCGTACCTGGGCCGATTTGCCGCGGACGTGCGGGGCGTCAACGACAGCGAGGTGCTCTTCTGGCTCTTGGCGCACCACCTCGAGGGCTCGGGCAACCCGCTCGAGGCCTACGCTCGAACGGTGGAAGATCTCGTTCAGGTGTGGGAAGCGAACGGCCGCCCCGGGACGGCTCCGTACTCCGGATTGAACGTCCTGTACGCCCCCGGTCCGGAGGAGCTCTGGGCGTTCTGCCATTGGAAAGGGGACGTCGGCTGTAGCCTCCTCGCTTCCGACCGCCCGTACTACGAAATGACGTACCGCGAGGAACCTGGGCAGTTGGTCGTCGGGAGCGAACCGTTCGACGGCCGGGCCGGATGGCCTAGCCTCGCGAACGGTCACTATCTCGCCGCCCGCCGAGAGGGACACCGCCTGCGCGTCCGCACCGGCTCGATCCCCCTCGCGGCCTCCGCATTCGCCTCGATCTCACCGGCGTAG